A window of Cellulomonas sp. SLBN-39 genomic DNA:
GCACGCCGTGCGCGTGCGAGTCCTCGTGGCGCGTGTAGTGCAGGTCGTTCGTCGCCACGAGCGGGGCGTCGATGGCCTGCGCGAGGCGGCGCAGGTCCTTGATGACCCGGCGCTCGATGTCGAGGCCGTGGTCCATGACCTCGACGTAGAAGCTGTCCTTACCGAACAGGTCCTGCATCTCGCCCGCGGCGCGCACGGCCTCGTCCCACTGCCCCAGCCGCAGGCGCGTCTGCACCTCGCCCGACGGGCAGCCCGTGGTCGCGATCAGGCCCGACGCGTAGGTGCTCAGCAGCTCGCGGTCCATGCGCGGCCACTTGCCCATCTGCCCCTCGAGCGAGGCCAGCGAGCCCAGCCGGAAGAGGTTGCGCATGCCCTCGTTGTTGCGCGCCCAGATCGTCATGTGGGTGTAGGCACCACGTGCCGAGACGTCGTCGGACGCCTGGTGCTGCTCGCCCCAGCGCACGCGCGTCTGGTCGAACCGGCTGGTGCCGGGCGTGACGTACGCCTCGACCCCGATGATGGGCTTGATGCCGTACGCCTTGGACTTCTTCCAGAAGTCGAAGGCGCCGAACAGGTAGCCGTGGTCGGTGATCGCCAGCGCCGTCTGCCCCAGGCGCTGCGCCTCGGCGAACAGGTCGTCGACGCGGGCCGCCCCGTCGAGCATCGAGAACTCGGTGTGGTTGTGCAGGTGGACGAACCCCTGCCCGCTCACCGGCGCACCTCCCGGACGTCGACGACGGGGCTGCTGGCGCGTCGGGGCAGGGGCATGACGGCCATCCTAGGCGCGTGCTCGGACGTCTCCGGCGACACGCGCGGCCCCGTGACCGACGGCACGGACGCCCCGTCGGCACGCCCGTCCGCCCGCCGGCCGGGGCTCAGCGCCAGCCGGCCGCGAGGGTCTCCAGCGCGTGCGCGAGGTCGTCCGGGTAGTCGCTCGCGACCTCGAACCAGGAGCCCGTCCCCGGGTGCTCGAACCCCAGCCGCATGGCGTGCAGCCACTGCCTGCTCAGGCCGACGCGCGCCGCGAGCGTGGGGTCCGCGCCGTAGGTGAGGTCGCCCACGAGCGGGTGGCGCAGGGCCGCCATGTGCACGCGGATCTGGTGGGTGCGACCCGTCTCGAGGTGGATCTCCAGCAGGGACGCCGCGGGCAGCATCTCCAGCAGCTCGTAGTGCGTGACCGAGGGCTTGCCGTCCGCCACCACCGCGAACTTCCAGTCCGAGGACGGGTGCCGCCCGATCGGCGCGTCGACCGTGCCGCTCGTCGGCTCGGGGTGGCCCTGCGCGAGCGCGTGGTACACCTTCTCGACCGTGCGCTCCTTGAACGCCCGCTTCAGGGCGGTGTACGCGTGCTCGCTCTTGGCGACGACCATGAGGCCGGACGTGCCGGCGTCGAGGCGGTGCACGATGCCCTGCCGCTCGGCGGGGCCCGACGTCGCCACCCGATAGCCCGCCGCGACCAGCGCGCCGACGACGGTCGGACCCGTCCAGCCCGGCGACGGGTGGGCCGCGACGCCCACCGGCTTGTCGATGACGACCAGGTCGTCGTCGTCGTGCACGATCCGCATGCCGGGCACCGGCTCGGGCTCGACCTCGACGGCCGGTGCCGGCTCGACGATCTCCACCTCGAGCCACGCGCCCGCCACGAGCCGGTCGGACTTGCCGACCTCGCGGCCGTCGACCCGGACGCCGCCGTCGGCGGCGATCTGCCCGGCACGCGTGCGGGAGAGCCCGAGGAGGCGGGCCAGACCCGCGTCGACGCGCTCGCCCGCGAGCCCGTCGGGGACGGGCAGCGCCCGTGTGCCGCTCACGCCCGGTCCTCGCGGGCGCCCTCGGCGTGCGGCTCCTCCGCAGGGTCGACGGCTCCGTCCGACGCGGGCGGGGCGTCCGCGTCGGAGTCGCGGGTCCCGTCCAGGTGGATGCCGCGCGCCGTGAGGAGCACGACGAGGACGGCCGCGGCGACGATCGCGATGTCGGCGACGTTGCCGATGAACAGGCGCCAGTAGGCGAGGAAGTCGATCACGTGGCCGCTGCCGACGCCCGGCTCGCGGACCAGCCGGTCGACGAGGTTGCCCAGCGCACCGCCCAGCAGCAGGCCCAGCGCGACCGCCCACCCGGTGGAGCCGATCCGGCGCGAGGCCCGCGCGACCACCACCACGACCACGACGGCGACCACGGTGAGCACCCAGGTCATGCCGGTCGCGATGCCCAGCGCCGCACCCGGGTTGCGGATCAGCTGCAGACCGAACAGCTCGCCCAGCAGCGGGATCCGCTCCCCCTCCTCGAGGGCGGCCACCGCCCACACCTTCGTCAGCTGGTCCACGAGCAGCACGCCCGCGGTCAGGCCGGTCAGCAGACGCAGCAGGTGGCGCCGCCGGGGCGGCGCCACCTGCTGGGGACCGGCGCTCACGTCGGCGGCCGGGTCGTTCTCGTCGTTCGTGGGCACCGCAGGAGTCTACGCAGCGCCCGACGCCCGTCCGTCGGCGTCAGCGACGCTCCTCGCGCTGCTTGCAGCGCACGCACAGCGTCGCGCGGGGGAACGCCTGCAGGCGCGCCTTGCCGATCGCCTCGCCGCACTGCTCGCACGCGCCGAACGTGCCGGCGGCGAGCCGGTCGAGCGCGTGCTCGGTCTGCTCGAGGAGCTGGCGCGTGTTGTTGACCAGCGTCAGCTCGTGCTCACGCTCCAGGGCCGACGAGCCGGAGTCGGCCTGGTCGTCCCCGGCGCCCTCGCCGGAGTTGCGCAGCAGGTCGGACAGCTCGGCGTCGGCGGCCGCCAGCTCGGCGGTCAGCCG
This region includes:
- a CDS encoding signal peptidase II codes for the protein MPTNDENDPAADVSAGPQQVAPPRRRHLLRLLTGLTAGVLLVDQLTKVWAVAALEEGERIPLLGELFGLQLIRNPGAALGIATGMTWVLTVVAVVVVVVVARASRRIGSTGWAVALGLLLGGALGNLVDRLVREPGVGSGHVIDFLAYWRLFIGNVADIAIVAAAVLVVLLTARGIHLDGTRDSDADAPPASDGAVDPAEEPHAEGAREDRA
- a CDS encoding RluA family pseudouridine synthase, whose product is MSGTRALPVPDGLAGERVDAGLARLLGLSRTRAGQIAADGGVRVDGREVGKSDRLVAGAWLEVEIVEPAPAVEVEPEPVPGMRIVHDDDDLVVIDKPVGVAAHPSPGWTGPTVVGALVAAGYRVATSGPAERQGIVHRLDAGTSGLMVVAKSEHAYTALKRAFKERTVEKVYHALAQGHPEPTSGTVDAPIGRHPSSDWKFAVVADGKPSVTHYELLEMLPAASLLEIHLETGRTHQIRVHMAALRHPLVGDLTYGADPTLAARVGLSRQWLHAMRLGFEHPGTGSWFEVASDYPDDLAHALETLAAGWR
- a CDS encoding TraR/DksA family transcriptional regulator, whose product is MPVDPATLPVRAGEDPWAEDEVEAVAAELASDRARLTAELAAADAELSDLLRNSGEGAGDDQADSGSSALEREHELTLVNNTRQLLEQTEHALDRLAAGTFGACEQCGEAIGKARLQAFPRATLCVRCKQREERR